The Thermoanaerobacterium thermosaccharolyticum DSM 571 region CTCTGAATACCTGCTTAAAGTTGTCTTTGACTGAACTTGGTTGTACTGGTCCTTTGGCGTCTCAACAGTAGAAAATGTGAGAGTCCTTGTAAGTTTTCCTCCATCATCAGATGTTAACTGATATCTGTATGTGGTAGTCGTTTTTCCTGACCTTGTTGACTGGGATGTCGTAAGTTTGCCGTCAAAAACAACAGGCTTGCCTGTAAGAAAGACCACCTCCTTGTATTCATATTCATTTGCAATTCCACCTTCATAACCTGCATCATTAGCATAAACATACGATGGAATTATTATTGAAATAAATACAGCTAGAATAATTATGAGTCTTTTCATTTAAGCTTCTCTCCTTTTGCTACTCTACCGTTATTATAATGCCATCTACCCCGTCTCTTATTATATAAAGGTTGTCTCCACTCTTTAAATCATTTACTGATATTACCTTGTTGTTCTTCACTATAACAGCTTTTGAAACATCGATAGAATCCAGTGATGTATTAAGCTCCCATTTATTATTAAATCCATTCCAATCCATAACATTGTCTAAAGTCAAGACATTTCCACTGCTACTACTTAATACAGCCTTGCTTACTCTGTCAGTGCTTATTAAATCATAGCTTTCAGAATCAGAACTGCTGTTTGTATATATATTTATTGCTATTGCATCATAATTGTCATTATCATATTTATCTTTTCTTGCCACTATGTATACATACCCATACTTTATCAAATCTTTCCCATATTTTTGATTGATAAAGTCATTATAATCTACTATAGTAGGTGTATTTCCACTATTATCTATAATATACGTCTTATCACCTACATAAAAAGTTTTATCATCAATTTTATTCCATTCATTAGCATCCAAAGCATAAGCATTATAGTTTTTGCCTATCGTTATAGAATCTGATGTGACTTCATCAATTTTTCCAAAGGCATAGTAGTATTCTGATGGAGCACTTGTATCCAATATCGATATAAAGTTTGCTGCGCCACCTCTTGAAAATGAAACATACGCCTGACTGGCTTTTGACAGCTGGCTTTTTGGCACCAAAAGCCCATTATCTAATATAATTGTACCATCATTTACGTTTACCTGGCGATTGTCATTTTCATTATCAAACGTTACTAACATGGTGTTTCCATCGTACGTAATGTCACCAACATAGCTCATATTAAATCCACTTTGTATTGATACAAGTGTTGCAGTTTCTGTGCCATAATGATTTTCCAACATTATGTAAGCATCATAACCTTTATATTTGCTAATATCACTTACAGGTATTTTACTGCCATCTAAATAGACAGAAGCACCATCTAAACTATACATAGCATAACTTGATGTGGCACTCCACTGTCCTTGCCTGTATATTTCAACATCCTTAAGCTGTATCTTAGGATTAAATCCAGATACCCCTGATATTGTTCCCCGTATTACCGCTACAGGTTTATTATAATCATCCTCCAAGAATATTTCATCAGGCGTTTTAGTATTTATACTGCTGAAATAAAGTTTTATATACTCTCCTACTTTTAAATCGCTGGCACTTATTGCTGCACCCGTCCCAACAACAGGCATATCAGCATTTACCGTATACGTACTTCCATTATCCAACGTTATTGAAACTTGGCTATTATCTGTCTCTATATCGACTATCTTTCCGCTGTCTTGCCTGTCTCCAAGGCTAACCTGACCATTTTCACTCAAATCAGTGTAAACTACATCTATTCTCGTTGCTGTGCTACCATAAACAGTGACTTTCGCTGTCTCACCATACTTCAAGTCACTGATGGAAGCATCAACTGAATTCATCGTAACCTGTGTATTATTATTGTAGTATATTACATAACTATTTCCACTGTCATCAACTAGTCTAAAGCTTCCTTGCCATATAGAATCAATTGTACCGCTTATGGTTTTTATGCTGCCATTATCAGTTTCCGCAAAGATAACATTGCTTCCATTTGTGTAATACGTCAATCTGTCTCCGTTTGAAATGATTGATGATAATCCTGCCTTTCCATTTTTTAAAACAACAAAATCATAATTTGCATTTGGTGAACTTTCCGCAACTAGCGCAATATCTTGTCCACTGTCATTTTTCAATACATAAGTATGTCTGACACCTCCGTCTACATTATCCCTTTCAATGTCTTCTATATAGCCTTCATCTTTTGTATAGCCCATCATTGCATATGAAACATTAAAAGCTCTGCTTAATACTGCTGCCATCTGCTCCCTTGTAATGCTGTCATTGGGGCCGAAATAGCCATTGTTGTATCCAGACATTATTGAGGATTCTATTGTAGCTTCAATGTAAGGCAATTTGTCAGCATCAAAAAGACTGCTGTCTTTGTACGAGTAAACGTACTGTGCATCTTTCCCATAGACAGGCGCCAGATTTATGCCTTTAGCGATCCAGTTGGCTATCTCCTGCCTTGTGGCATTTTTCGTGAAGTCCAAAGACTGCTCCTGCTTTGACAGAAGCCCTGCATTTTTGGCAACGGTTATAACCCCTTGTGCCCAGCTATCTACCATACCGCTGGAAGTAGTACCAGCAGCACCCGGTACTCCACCAGATGCGCTGTTTTGAGCCACTTGCACATCTTTCTCTTTCCCCATAAGTCTAAGTATCATAGCAAGAGCTTCTTCTCTTTTCAACTTGTTTTTTGGATAATAAAGTCCACTTCCATTGCCTCGTACTACAGACAATGCTGTCATTCTCATTATATCGCCTTTTGCAAAGCTACTATCTATATCATTGTAGGACATGTTTTTAAAAGTAGCTGTTGCATTGTTTACTCCATTGTACATTGTAGATCCTGATACAAAACTAAAATTTAAAATAACAATAAGTAAAAATACAACAATAAAACTTATGCTTAACTTTCTCATTTTACATACCTCTCTATTAAGTAAAATTCACAACAGCATATCTACCTGTATGTATAGCATTTACCAATGCATACTGCAATGCAGAATAAACATTCGGATAATATTCAGTAGTATCGTCAAAATTTTTGACAGACAATGTACCGCTTTTTACCACTCTATTGCCGTAGTAATTTATTTTAATATTTACAGGTTGCTTAAAACTACTCATATGTGTAACGCTGCTTCCATCTATCTCATCGTAGCTTATCTGATAGACGTCAGATACAATGCTGCCTGACTTCCCAAGGTTTTTGTTTAAATCATCTATTGTCTTGCCATCAAGTAATTTTACGGTAATCCTGTCAATGTTAGAAGTAAGGTTTAAAGCTTGTGGTGTAAAATCCATGCTAAAGTTAGGCGCCCTAAGACTTATTTTGCAGTTTTTATTGCTAAAACTTTCTGGCACATTTATGACCCACGTATTTGTATTTTTGTATTTGTAGTCTGTTAAATCTATTAGATATGCGCTTTTACTTGCCGCATCATCTCCAAGTGTTATATAAACTACGTTACCTGATATATTCATAGTTGTATTGCCTACTTTATCTGGCACACCAATATCGTACTCAGAGTTGTCAGAGGAATCGGTATATGCACTGTCGCTGGCTGTAAATTGGCTGTTCCCTTTGTCATTGATAGCTCTCATTTTAAAATCATAAAGTGTATTTGAACTTAGCCCATCAACATAGTACTCAAGTTTATCTGTAGACGCAATAAACGAATAATTATCGTCACTATGCTTTTTGCCATATATTTCATAAAGCTTTGCGCCATTTACAGCATTCCAATGTAAATATATTGTATGATCGTTTCCTCTAATTTCTTCAGCATAAAATCCGGATGGATTGTCTGGTGCTGTCTGAACATACGTAAATCCGCCTGCAAGCACTCCCTGTGCACCGTCTGAATTAAATACTATAATATCAACCTTTCCGGCTTCATGTGGAGGTGTAATAACAGTTATCTCTTTATAACTTTTAACAATTACACTTTCTGCTTCTTTACCACCAAATTTCACTGTAAGCCCACTTTTAAAATTGTCACCTGTTATTGTCACAGTATCACCGCCAACTGTAGAGCCTGTATTAGGCGTTATAGATGTTATTACAGGGCTGGCACCTGTCTTTATATATGTATATGCACCTTTCAATGTAAAACTTGCACCATCATCATTAAGCACCTTTACATCTACAGGTATATTTAAAAATTTTTCATCTGCGGCAGGTGTCTTCACAACAATGGTAGTTTCATTATTTGACACTATTGTTGCCTTATATTTTTCAAAATAAACTTTCACATTACTTGAAAATTGGCTTCCTGTAATTGTTACTATAGTTCCTCCATCAATACTTCCCTTAGATGGATCTACTTTAGTAATAACAGGTTTTGAAGCAGCTGAAACAAATTCAATGTTTGTCGTAGCTATGCCGCCATCTGGATTCACGATCTTCAAAGTTTTCGTTCCTATATCCCAACCAGCTGGTACATCAAATTTTATCTCACTGCTATCGAATATAGTTATATCCATCATTTCTTTATCATCAATATATACTTTAGAGCCTGGTCTTATAAGCGTATTGCCATCATATATAGGTACAGCAAAGTTAGAACCACTTACAATAACACTTGTAATACTATTAACGTCAACTTCTGGTGGAATTATGCTACTTATTGTAGGTTTAGATTGAACATATGTAAACCCATTGTCAATATATCCTATGCCCGTATCGTAATTTACCACAGAAACTCTTACAGGACCTGGAAGATTTGGAGGTGTAACGACCTTCAATGTACCATAATCAACATATATTACTTTTGTTGCTTTCACATTTCCAAAATATACATCAGGTCCTATCGGATTTCCATCGCTGTCTTTTAAGATATTTCCATTTTGGTCCTTTGCAATCCTGAAATCCTGTCCTATTATTGTAACAGTATCGCCACCATAAGTAGAACCTGTATTGGGGTTTATTTTTGTTATTACAGGTATGCTGTTTGGCACAACATATGTAAAGCCATCCTCCCCATCATGAAGACCATACGTGTAGTTGCCACCGTCGTAATTTATGACAGTAACATATGTCCTGCCCGGATTACCTGGTGGTGTCATTGCCTGTATGGTACTACCATCGGAGCTTACTGTTATATTTGTAGCAAGTTTTCCGCCGATATACACTTCCGCTCCTCTTCTAAAGTCACTTCCTGTTATAGTTATAGCTGTACCACCATTTACAGTTCCTTTATCAGGTGTTATCGCCGTTATAACAGGATTTGATTCAGGAATAAGGTAGTGAAATTTTTGCGGAGATTTTGCAGTAGCAGTATCTGGATTCACAACTGTAATATCATAAAGGCCACTATACTGTAAATCGGGTACAACTGCTGTTATAGTATTCTCATCAATTACGTACACATCATCCATGACTGTATTGCCTATATAAACTGTTGCACCATCGCTATCTCCAATCTTCCTTGAAAAATCACTGCCAAAGATGTAAACAAGCGTTCCTTTGCCGCCATAATTAGGTGAAATACTGGTAATTTTGGGCTTCGTCTCAATAAGCAGGTACTCAAAACCGTCAGTCAATGATGCCGTTCCGCCATCAGATGGATTTATTACTTGCACGATCTTTTTACCTAATGTCCCTGCAGGCGCCACCGCATTTATTACAGTATTGCCTGATGTAACGCTTGTCACTTTTGCCTGAACACCGTCGATGGTTACAATACTTCCACTTTCAAAATTGCTACCTGTTATAGTTATCTGCGTTCCACCTTTTGTAGGGCCTTTGTTTGGATTGACAGACGTTATTGTAGGTGTCTTCTGTGTGTCTTTTATTTCAAATCCATTTTTAAGTGTAACAGTACCGCCTTCTGTGCCATTCTGCCCATCGTAGTTTGTTATTGTTATATCCTGCCAGCCAACAGGGTAAGGATTTGAGGTTACAGGAACCATTGCCTTTATCTGTGTTCCAATATTTAACTTTTTACCGTCTATAATATTTCCGCTATTATCCTGTACACTTATAACTTCAAGATTTATATTCCCTATTGTAACTGTCGGGTATGAAGGCACATATACTCCATTCTGTACCGTCTGACCTACGTAAAAATCCATTCCTGTAATTGTTATTAGATTTCCACCGTATTTTGAACCAAAATTTGTAAATACGCTTGTGATGGTAGGAGCCGTATAGTAATAGTACCCATTTGCCATTGTTGTAAATCCGCGATTCTGATCTGCATCCTTATTGACAACTTTCACATCAACATAACCCAGCACGCTGCTCTTTGGAGTTATGACGGTTACTATTGACCTATTACTAGAATCAATTGTCAAATCCTTTACTGTGGCTAAAGCACCGCCAAAGTAGATGCTGGCACCAGGCCTAATATCAAATCCCTGTATCGTTACGGTATCCCCGCCTGCCCTGCTTCCGCTGTTAGGAGATATGCTCAAAATCTCCGGATTGGATGGAAGCGGATTATACGTAAATTTTTTAGGAGGTGAGCTTTGCTCAGAGTACTGCATGACGACATTCCCATTTGAATCCATTATAGTCGTTTCAACAGTTACAACAACATCAACAGGCATAGACTGCCCCGGAGGATTTAGAGTAATGCTGGGAGATAATACCTTTAAAATCTCCTGCCCTCCAGACGGCACAGAAACACTTTCTATTTTAGCTTTGTTGCCGCCAAAAGTTACGTATAATTTTCTTTCTCTTTTACCGGTTGCATTTTGCCCAGTTACAGGATCAGTATATGTATAATTGCTGTTGACATAAGTTATTTCAGTGCTGTCGGGATTGGCAGTATAAGTAGAAGGATCGTCGCTTCTTTGAAAATTGTATCCCCAAATTGTCACATCTGTATTGCCATTTTCGTAACCGCTGTATGGATTCATATCAATAGCAACTAAGCTATCTTCAACAGCAAGATAGAAAAAGCCATTAGATTTTGTAACTGTATATCCTGTAATTGGATCAACTATATCTACATTGACAGGCCCTGATTTTGAATAAGGTGGTGTTGTAACCTCTATTGCATCCATATTGTCTGTAAGTCCCGGCAAACTAACCATCTGAACATTTTGGCCCTGAATGCCGCCAAACTTGACTATAAGGTCCTCTCTGAGGTTTTCACCTACTATGATAACTTTTGTTCCACCGGACATTGTCCCTGCATTTGGAGTGATACTGTCAATTGTTATGGCAGAGGGCGTTGGTATAATTTTTAGCGCATTCACCAGTGTGACAGTTGAACCGTCGCTTGAAACTATATCTATATTTTGATATGGAAGTGTAGTATCTTTTGGTGCAGGTACTTTTACAGTCATTTCTGTATCGCTTACCACTGTAACATCGCTACTGTTTACAAGGTTTTCTCCCACGTAAACTCTCATACTGCTTCCAAGTGTCGAAAATCCGTGACCGTATATTGTTATCTTATCGCCTACTATAACCTGATACTTGGATAAGCTAGTTATATCTTGATTAACTGCAGATAGCTTAGGAGGACTATACATATTAGATTGTCCACCATATATATTAGTAACGTATATATTGTAAGTTGTGCTGGGATCAATCCTTAAACTGGAAGGTATATCTGAGATTAGCACAGAACCGCTCTGTGATACCACATTTGATGTTTCTCCATTTATATTGCCTAAAGCTATATCGCTCAAATTGCTTCCTTCCATCCTAATAAATGATTGAGGCTCTGATATTCCTGTTACATTTCCATTGGTGTCCCTCGTCACAGTCTTATAATTATCTAGTGCAGCACTTGTTACCTTAGGATTGTCGAGATATGTAAATCCATTTGGAATTGCAGCACTTTGTCCATCGCTTCTATGCACTATAATCATATACGGTTTATTAGGCGAAAGACCCGTTATATTTTTATCTGGAACTTTTGCATATATCTTGCTTTCATTAACGCTCAGTATCGTAAGCTTTGTGCTATCTGATATAGAATCAATATAGACTGCATCAACCTGCGATATCATATTTCCTGTGCTGTCGAATGTCATAAAAGCACTTCCGTCAATCTCTATGTCTGTAGTGGAGTTGTAAGGCCCTTTTGCAGGCGATGCCATCGTTCCGTCATACCGCAATGACTTAACAGCAGTAATATTGGGAGGGCTTGACGCATAAGCCTTCGACATATTTCCTGGGAAAAGCGACACCAATATGACAAATATCAGCAATAATGACAAATATCTTCTCACTCTCTACACCCTCTTTTTCTATAAATATACTTTATATATAATAAACATTAACTTTTATAAATCAAAGTAAAAATTTCGATATTACAGCCAAAAATAATCTACCTCACTTTTTATATCGGCATTTTGCTTATCAATTTTAAGCAAATAAGCAAAAAAAATGCTGCAATAAATGCAGCACACCATATTGGGTTGGGGGTGCAGAATATAAATTAAATTATGGGGAAAAGGGGAATCATTCTTACGAATTTTATTATATTACATTAAAATGTCTAAATAAATAGGACTTAAGACCCAAATAATCAAAATTTTATCAAGTATTTGTAATCTTTTTCTTCTAAATGCCTTGTTTTCAGCATTTTAATTCCGATGGATAAAAAATTATTTTTCGACAAAATATAATAGTATACTGCAAAATTTTTAAAATTTTCAATATATGATTAGCTAAGGAGGCATTCAAATGTCGATACTTGAAATAAACATCGTCCCTGTAGGAACCGGCAGCGCTTCATATTCAAGCTTCGTTCAAGATGCCGTAAATCTTTTAAACAAAAGAGGACAAAAGTACACCGTAACACCTACATCTACAGTTATTGAAGGAAACACGCCAGAGCTTATGAAAGTAGCCGAAGAAATACACAATATTCCTTTTCAAGACGGCGTAATGAGAGTCGTAACAAATATCATGATTGATGAAAGACGGGATAAACCAGATAATATGGAAAAGAGGGTTAATGAAGTTTGTCAATAGCCAGAATAAGCGCAAAAGCGCTTATTCTAGTTTAACTATAGCTTTTGTCAGCTCATTTATGGAATTTGTCAAGCTGTCTAACTTCCCTTCGATTCTCACTAAAAGATAAATGCTTATAACTATCGGAAAGCCCAGATTTGCAATACCTGCAAATATCTCACTCATATCGATCCTCCTTTGAATAGTTACAATACCAATGCTCACATAAAATATAAATCTACCATGATTTAAATTAATATATCACCTATATGATATTGTATCTGATTAATAATATAAAAGCGGGGATATCCCCGCCCTTTTACTTGACTGCAAATTCTTTTTCTGTCGTAGATACAAGGCTGGCACTGACTGCTTCTACTAGCTCGCCGCCACTTGTATCAAATATATTTTTTGAGATTATTGTCTCCATCGCTGTCTTTACTTGATCATCTGTCAATGTTTCAAGGGCATTATCCACATTGATTCTAAAGTTACTGCCAAGCTTATTTTTAAAATTCATCTGAAGTTGAACTGCCACACTAAAACCTCCTTTCTGTATGAATTAGTTTAAATTTTTACTCTTGCGACAAGTCAACTTGATTTATGCGTGTCACAGATTTTACAGGATATGTTTGAAGCCCACTTAAAATTGCAGCCACATCCATGACATCCTGATCCAGTGCAGAGCTTTTAATGTTGTTGTATGTCCTGCTTCTTATGACATCGACGCCTCTTTCGTCTTTTCCAGTGATGTAGGATATGGAAATCCTTGAGCCTTGTGGTGTAGATATAACTGCCATTTTAATACCTCCTTTTACTTTTTACACTTATAATATAGAAAAAGCGAAAAAATCTTACCCATAAAAAAAACAGGAAATTATCATAAAGATAAGTTCCTGTTTTTAATGCATTTACTTTGCCAGCTCGTATATGGCACGGGCATATATCTTAGCATTTAAGACGAGATCATCTATCTCAATGTACTCATTGGCTTGATGGTCAAGGTCCGGTTTGCCCGGGAAAATCGGTCCAAATGCCACCATGTTTTTCATCTCTTTGGCGTACGTTCCACCACCAATCGACAACGGCTCATCTTTCCTTCCTGTCACATCCTCATAGACTTTCATAAGCGTCTTTATGAGGAAATGATCTTTAGGGAAATAAAGTGGCGGCTGATGCATCATGTTTTCTACTCTCATGCCGTATTCTCCTATTTTCTCATTAAATGGATTCATCAGGTCTTCGTATTTAAATGTAACCGGATATCTTATATTTAGTCCAATGGTGCCTTTCTCCTCATTTAAATTAATTGTGCCGACATTAAACGAAAGCTCTCCTGTGTCATCTTTCAAATTTACTCCAAATGTCTTGCCATTTGTTTCAAGCCCTACATTTTTCGCAAAAAAGTCTATGAATTTCTTCACATCATCGTCTTGCTGATAAATAACATTTAAAAACAATATAAGCTGCATTATGGCATTCTTGCCAAGATAGGGGAGACTTCCATGTGCAGACTCTCCGTGAGACTTAATGACAAGCATGTCATTTTCAATACCGCAATCTATATCAAAGCCTGTCACATCTCTAAATCTTTTTACTTCATCTGGAATACTTTCTCTTCGCTTTTCATCTTTGACAACTATTGCACATTCACAATAATCAGGAACCATGTTTGGCCTATTGCCGCCTTTTATGTACTTAATAGCCAATTCATCAGACTTTTCTTTAAAATCTTTTACAACATTAAATATTGTGATGCCTTTTTCTGCATAAATGACCGGATAATTTGCATCTGGAGTAAAACCTATTGTAGGTGCTTCCTCATGCTTTAGATAGTATTCTATCTCTTTTGAACCCGTTTCTTCATTTGTGCCAAACAATATCCTTACTCTCTTACTTAATTTAAGACCGGAATCTTTGATCGCCTTTAAAGCGTAAAGAGAAGCCATAATTGGGCCCTTATCATCTGTTGCTCCTCTGCCGTATATTTTGCCATCGTGTATTTCAGCACCATATGGAGGATAATCCCATCCATCACCTTCCGGGACAACGTCTAAATGCCCAAGAACTCCTACTATTTCATCTCCTTCACCGTACTCAGCATAGCCCACATATCCATCGACATTTTTCGTCTTAAATCCAAGATTATCGGCAATCATGAGAGCTTTCTCTAAAGCTTTTCCTGGTCCTTCTCCGTACGGCATCCCTGGCTTCGGCTCCCCTTCAGTGCTCTTTATTTTTATAATTTCCTGTGTAGACCTCACCAACTCGTCCTTTAAAATATCTACATACTGATCTAATATCATAAATCAGCCCTCCTACCACAATATTCTAATACCATTATAGTCTCTTTCTCTTATGAAATAAAGCAATATGAGGTAAACCTCATATTGCTCAATCCATCTAATCATCATTTCTTAACAATCTATAAGCACCATTCTTATACCTTCTTGAATATCTCCTAAATAAAAGAAGCGCTGTAACAGAGAAAAATACAGGACCTATTACCATCCATATGGTAGACGCATAATCACCTGATGTCATAGGCTCTATAATAGTAAAGAAATTAGCAAATCCCACTATAGCAGCACTTAATATCGTGACTACCATTACAGTTGTTTTGCTTTTAAATACCTGATACCCTTTCTTTATGCTGCTTTTCCCTTTAAAATATGGGTATGCAATAATTAAAAAGAGATAAGGTATTGTCATTGCCACATTTGCCATTAAAACAAGCCTTGTAAAAAATACTTTTGCAATGTCTCCACCAAAAGACACTAAGAATATCATTGCCACTACAATGCCACACTGTACCCATATAGCCACCTTTGGAATTCCGTCTTTCACATATCCTATATTTCTAGGCCACAATTCCTTTGGGGTTCCTTCTATCAACTGTTTAAGAGGCGTATACGTCAATGTAAAAAACGCACCGATAAGTGCTAAGAACATTGACATACCAACGATTCTTGCAACCCAATTGCCTATGACAACAGCAGTTGCCTGTCCCATTCCGAGGCTTAGGCCAAGCTGATATCCCAAATTGTTCATAATGACATATGCCACGTTTGCCAGATTTATCTTATCAGAAGATAATACATCCTTCCAGTTTGTAAAAATACCTATCAAAAATATCCCCAATGAATATCCAATTGATATTATTGTAGCAGCTATCATCATACCTCTAGGAAATGTCTTTTCTGCATTCTCTGTCTGGTCAACAACGCCACCTACTACTTCTGTCCCACCGTATGCAAATATAGCAAAAACCACAAACGACAAAACAGAAAGAGGTGTCGTATACGAAGGATTCGGTGATGTTATAAATGATCCAATGCCTGTTATAGGCTCTTTAAACTTTCCACCCGTCGCTATAAAGACTATAACCGATCCAATCAA contains the following coding sequences:
- a CDS encoding S-layer homology domain-containing protein; this translates as MRKLSISFIVVFLLIVILNFSFVSGSTMYNGVNNATATFKNMSYNDIDSSFAKGDIMRMTALSVVRGNGSGLYYPKNKLKREEALAMILRLMGKEKDVQVAQNSASGGVPGAAGTTSSGMVDSWAQGVITVAKNAGLLSKQEQSLDFTKNATRQEIANWIAKGINLAPVYGKDAQYVYSYKDSSLFDADKLPYIEATIESSIMSGYNNGYFGPNDSITREQMAAVLSRAFNVSYAMMGYTKDEGYIEDIERDNVDGGVRHTYVLKNDSGQDIALVAESSPNANYDFVVLKNGKAGLSSIISNGDRLTYYTNGSNVIFAETDNGSIKTISGTIDSIWQGSFRLVDDSGNSYVIYYNNNTQVTMNSVDASISDLKYGETAKVTVYGSTATRIDVVYTDLSENGQVSLGDRQDSGKIVDIETDNSQVSITLDNGSTYTVNADMPVVGTGAAISASDLKVGEYIKLYFSSINTKTPDEIFLEDDYNKPVAVIRGTISGVSGFNPKIQLKDVEIYRQGQWSATSSYAMYSLDGASVYLDGSKIPVSDISKYKGYDAYIMLENHYGTETATLVSIQSGFNMSYVGDITYDGNTMLVTFDNENDNRQVNVNDGTIILDNGLLVPKSQLSKASQAYVSFSRGGAANFISILDTSAPSEYYYAFGKIDEVTSDSITIGKNYNAYALDANEWNKIDDKTFYVGDKTYIIDNSGNTPTIVDYNDFINQKYGKDLIKYGYVYIVARKDKYDNDNYDAIAINIYTNSSSDSESYDLISTDRVSKAVLSSSSGNVLTLDNVMDWNGFNNKWELNTSLDSIDVSKAVIVKNNKVISVNDLKSGDNLYIIRDGVDGIIITVE
- a CDS encoding IPT/TIG domain-containing protein, whose translation is MRRYLSLLLIFVILVSLFPGNMSKAYASSPPNITAVKSLRYDGTMASPAKGPYNSTTDIEIDGSAFMTFDSTGNMISQVDAVYIDSISDSTKLTILSVNESKIYAKVPDKNITGLSPNKPYMIIVHRSDGQSAAIPNGFTYLDNPKVTSAALDNYKTVTRDTNGNVTGISEPQSFIRMEGSNLSDIALGNINGETSNVVSQSGSVLISDIPSSLRIDPSTTYNIYVTNIYGGQSNMYSPPKLSAVNQDITSLSKYQVIVGDKITIYGHGFSTLGSSMRVYVGENLVNSSDVTVVSDTEMTVKVPAPKDTTLPYQNIDIVSSDGSTVTLVNALKIIPTPSAITIDSITPNAGTMSGGTKVIIVGENLREDLIVKFGGIQGQNVQMVSLPGLTDNMDAIEVTTPPYSKSGPVNVDIVDPITGYTVTKSNGFFYLAVEDSLVAIDMNPYSGYENGNTDVTIWGYNFQRSDDPSTYTANPDSTEITYVNSNYTYTDPVTGQNATGKRERKLYVTFGGNKAKIESVSVPSGGQEILKVLSPSITLNPPGQSMPVDVVVTVETTIMDSNGNVVMQYSEQSSPPKKFTYNPLPSNPEILSISPNSGSRAGGDTVTIQGFDIRPGASIYFGGALATVKDLTIDSSNRSIVTVITPKSSVLGYVDVKVVNKDADQNRGFTTMANGYYYYTAPTITSVFTNFGSKYGGNLITITGMDFYVGQTVQNGVYVPSYPTVTIGNINLEVISVQDNSGNIIDGKKLNIGTQIKAMVPVTSNPYPVGWQDITITNYDGQNGTEGGTVTLKNGFEIKDTQKTPTITSVNPNKGPTKGGTQITITGSNFESGSIVTIDGVQAKVTSVTSGNTVINAVAPAGTLGKKIVQVINPSDGGTASLTDGFEYLLIETKPKITSISPNYGGKGTLVYIFGSDFSRKIGDSDGATVYIGNTVMDDVYVIDENTITAVVPDLQYSGLYDITVVNPDTATAKSPQKFHYLIPESNPVITAITPDKGTVNGGTAITITGSDFRRGAEVYIGGKLATNITVSSDGSTIQAMTPPGNPGRTYVTVINYDGGNYTYGLHDGEDGFTYVVPNSIPVITKINPNTGSTYGGDTVTIIGQDFRIAKDQNGNILKDSDGNPIGPDVYFGNVKATKVIYVDYGTLKVVTPPNLPGPVRVSVVNYDTGIGYIDNGFTYVQSKPTISSIIPPEVDVNSITSVIVSGSNFAVPIYDGNTLIRPGSKVYIDDKEMMDITIFDSSEIKFDVPAGWDIGTKTLKIVNPDGGIATTNIEFVSAASKPVITKVDPSKGSIDGGTIVTITGSQFSSNVKVYFEKYKATIVSNNETTIVVKTPAADEKFLNIPVDVKVLNDDGASFTLKGAYTYIKTGASPVITSITPNTGSTVGGDTVTITGDNFKSGLTVKFGGKEAESVIVKSYKEITVITPPHEAGKVDIIVFNSDGAQGVLAGGFTYVQTAPDNPSGFYAEEIRGNDHTIYLHWNAVNGAKLYEIYGKKHSDDNYSFIASTDKLEYYVDGLSSNTLYDFKMRAINDKGNSQFTASDSAYTDSSDNSEYDIGVPDKVGNTTMNISGNVVYITLGDDAASKSAYLIDLTDYKYKNTNTWVINVPESFSNKNCKISLRAPNFSMDFTPQALNLTSNIDRITVKLLDGKTIDDLNKNLGKSGSIVSDVYQISYDEIDGSSVTHMSSFKQPVNIKINYYGNRVVKSGTLSVKNFDDTTEYYPNVYSALQYALVNAIHTGRYAVVNFT
- a CDS encoding MTH1187 family thiamine-binding protein, with the protein product MSILEINIVPVGTGSASYSSFVQDAVNLLNKRGQKYTVTPTSTVIEGNTPELMKVAEEIHNIPFQDGVMRVVTNIMIDERRDKPDNMEKRVNEVCQ
- a CDS encoding YvrJ family protein — its product is MSEIFAGIANLGFPIVISIYLLVRIEGKLDSLTNSINELTKAIVKLE
- a CDS encoding DUF2922 domain-containing protein; this encodes MAVQLQMNFKNKLGSNFRINVDNALETLTDDQVKTAMETIISKNIFDTSGGELVEAVSASLVSTTEKEFAVK
- a CDS encoding DUF1659 domain-containing protein; translated protein: MAVISTPQGSRISISYITGKDERGVDVIRSRTYNNIKSSALDQDVMDVAAILSGLQTYPVKSVTRINQVDLSQE